The Thermocrinis ruber genomic sequence ATAATACAACCAGAGCAATAGGGTGGTTATGAGCTTTGGGTCATCTATCCAATGCTTTCCGAATTGGGTGCGTGCCCATAAGCTTCCAAAAATAAGGGTAAAGGTAAATCCCAAAAAGGCTAAGTTTATAGAGAGCCTTTCTGCCCTTCTTAAACTATCCAAAGGTACATAAGCCTGAAAAAAGACATGTTTTTTTAGGCGCCTCTCCAAGATAAGCCTGAGGAAGGCGGAAAGTCCCCCCATTAGGGCAAAAAGATAGCTAAGGGATGCAAAAAGAAGATGAAGACCATAAAGGGTACTTTTGTAAGGAGAGGGTGAAGAGGGCAAGGCAAAGAGTGTAGCCAAAAATCCCACAAAAGCCACCAAGTGGGCAAAGCCCAGGAGGTTTCTGTACTTATACGTCAAAAAAAGAAAGGTAGGAACAAAAAGATTTCCAAGGAAGGATATAAAACCGTAAGGGTCCCCCAAGGGAAAGGTTTTTTCTCTAAGGTAGCTGTAGAAAAGGCTAAAGAAATACAAGCCAAAGGCAGGTAGCATCAGCAACACAGACAAAAGACCACAGAGAGGTCTTTTAAAAAGGGCACACACACCCAAAAGAGTGGCAACAAAGTAGAGGGAGAGGGAACCAAAGAGCATAAGTATAAGTTTAAAGCACTCTTCTTAGGGCTTTCCTTACGCTTCTTGCTATGCCCTCTGCGTCTATGCCCACCAAGTTTCTCAAAAGGTTTTGATTGCCATGCTCTATGAATCTATCTGGAATACCCAAAGTGATCACCCTCTTGAGAATACCTCTATTAGAGAGAAACTCAAGCACTCCGGAGCCAAAGCCACCCACCACCGTGTTGTCTTCCACTGTTATAAAAAGGTCATACCTACTGCAGAGGTCCAGCAGCATTTGCTCGTCCATAGGCTTTACAAAGCGGGCATTGACAACTCCAAGCCTTATGCCTTCCTTTTTGAGCTCCTCCGCCGCCTTTAGGGCTTGATAGACCGGATAGCCCACCGCCAGTATAACACCGTCCTCCCCTTCCAAAAGTTCCTCCCAGCTTCCTACGGGTATTAGCTTTGGATCACCGGTGGGCACGCCGTAGGCTGGTCCCCTTGGATACCTGAGGGCAAAGGGAAGGTTCTGATTTAAACCGGTGTACAAAAGGTCTATGAGCTCCTGTTCATCCTTTGGAGCGCAGACAATCATGTTTGGTATGCATCTCAGGTAAGAAAGGTCAAAGACGCCGTGATGGGTTGGACCATCCTCGCCCACCAAACCAGCCCTATCTATGGCAAAGACCACGTGCAATTTCTGCAAAGCTATGTCGTGTATAACCTGGTCATACGCCCTTTGCAAAAAGGTGGAATAGTAGCATGCTACGGGCTTTAGACCCTCCGCTGCTAAGCCACCCGCAAAGGTGCACGCGTGCTGTTCCGCGATGCCCACATCAAAGAACCTGTTGGGAAACTTCTCCGCAAACTCCACAAGCCCAGAGCCCTCCTTCATGGCTGGAGTTATCACCACCACCTTTTCGTCCATCTCCGCCATCTTCACGATTGCCTTTCCGAAAACGGAAGTCCAGGTGGGAGGAGAAGGCTTCTTTATAAACTCGCCCGATTCTCTCTTGTAGGGTGCCACTCCGTGCCATGTAACCGGGTCCTTCTCTGCAGGCTTGTAGCCTTTGCCCTTCTTGGTGTATACATGCAAAAGAACAGGTCCCTCAATTTCCTTCACATTCTTTAAAGTGCTTTCCAGTGCGGGCAGATCATGTCCGTTTATGGGTCCTATGTAGTTAAAGCCCAGCTCCTCAAATATTACACCCGGTGAGATCAGACCTTTTAAAAACTCCTCCGTTAGCTTCATAAACCTCTCCGCGGGACCTCCCAGATGTTGAACCAAACGCTTTATCTTTTGGCGTGTCTCTTGAACAAAACGCCCGCTTATGATCTTGCTAAGGTAAGTGGATATTGCCCCCACGTTGGGAGATATGGACATTTCGTTGTCGTTGAGGATGACTATAAACTTATTTGGTCTGAGATGCCCCGCATTGTTGAGGGCTTCAAAAGCCATACCCGCAGTCATTGCACCGTCGCCTATGACCATAACCACATAGCCATCCCTCTTTAAAAGGTCCTTGGCAACCCTAAAACCCAAACCCGCAGAGATGGATGTGGAACTATGCCCCGCACCAAAGGCATCGTATGGGCTCTCTTCCCTTCTCAAAAAGCCAGAGATGCCTCCATACTGTCTGAGAGTAGGGAATTTATCTTTGCGGTCCGTTAGGATCTTCCAAGGGTAAGCCTGATGCCCTATATCCCAAACTATAATATCCTTTGGAGGGTCAAAAACTCTCAGCAGGGCTATTGTTAGCTCCACCACACCGAGCCCCGGTGCCACATGCCCTCCGTTTTTTGCGGTAACATCAAGGATGTAGTCCCTTACTTCCTCGGCGAGCTTTTCAAGCTCCTCGTAGGTCATATACTTAAGGTCTATGGGTCCAGTGTATTTTTCCAAAATCATAAAGATTAAATATAGTTTCTTTTGTGAAATCGGACTACGTGTAAATTACCCTTGGATGCCTTAATCTCTCTTTCTGTAAAACCTCAAAAGCTTTCCATCGTTGGCATCTATAACCGCAGTGCCCTCCGTTCCCCTAACCCTGTAATAACACTCTCCCTTCTTGTTCTTAGAAAGATTAACAGACAGAACCCTCCCTACATACTGACTTGCCTGCCTGCTCGCTTCTTCTACACTGAGCCTTGGCACACAATCGGAACCAAAAGCTACTCCCACAGCCAACACCAACACTAAACTCCCGAATAGATGCCTCATGCAAAAGAATTATATCATTACTCAATTCCAACTTTTCTTTCAACTCCACACGGTACATTAGGAACGCCCGATAATGCACCCGCACGGCCACCAGCGACCTGCTTTCAACTCCACACGGTACATTAGGAACTAACCTTCGTTTAGGTGAGGCTTTTGTGGCGTTTCTGAGCTTTCAACTCCACACGGTACATTAGGAACCTAACGGACAAGGCAGAAGTCTTATCCACCATCCTACTTTCAACTCCACACGGTACATTAGGAACAAAGCTTCTTTTTGTGTGCTACGATGATAACAAAGCTTGCTTTCAACTCCACACGGTACATTAGGAACAAAGCTTCTTTTTGTGTGCTACGATGATAACAAAGCTTGCTTTCAACTCCACACGGTACATTAGGAACAAAAAGTAGTCGTAAGTAGAGGCTTGTACGGGCGTGATTCTTTCAACTCCACACGGTACATTAGGAACTTAGAGTTCTTCAGGGCGTTAGCATTGATACTGGTTCCTTTCAACTCCACACGGTACATTAGGAACATAGAAGAGGTGGGCAAGGTTCAAGACAAAGACGCACTTTCAACTCCACACGGTACATTAGGAACGAAAAGACCGCAAGAGTAAGAGTGCAAATGCCAGACCTTGACTTTCAACTCCACACGGTACATTAGGAACCGGTATTCTGTAAGCTTTATATTGCAGTAAATCACAACTTTCAACTCCACACGGTACATTAGGAACCATACGCCCGCAAAGTTGCAATAGACGAGACAGGGATCTTTCAACTCCACACGGTACATTAGGAACCGGTATTCTGTAAGCTTTATATTGCAGTAAATCACAACTTTCAACTCCACACGGTACATTAGGAACCTACGACGAGAAGGGCGCCTTCAGACTTGAGGAGTTTCTGACTTTCAACTCCACACGGTACATTAGGAACCCCAGCAATGTGATGAGAGTCAGGTTTTTAACTTAGTTTACTTTCAACTCCACACGGTACATTAGGAACCCTATTATTGGATGGACATTCCCAGCTATATGGAAATATGCGGCTTTCAACTCCACACGGTACATTAGGAACAGTTCCATACTTTGCTCCGTTTGAATTAGGTTATACAACTTTCAACTCCACACGGTACATTAGGAACATACTCAACCCAAGCCATCCCACACCCTCAAACAACCACTTTCAACTCCACACGGTACATTAGGAACATCTCAAAATAGCTAAGAACCTAAACCAACGGAATACTTTCAACTCCACACGGTACATTAGGAACCCCAAACGACCACATTAACTAAAATAAGACATATCAATAATTTTGTCAAGAGGGTACCCCTTTCAAATGAAGTTAATTTTCCGAAATCCGAGATCATGCAAAGTTGAGTCTGTTATTGTTAAATTTAAACCCTTGTCTCTCAACGCTTTCCGCCACCGACCATAATTACGGCATTACGGCATTACATAATTACGACTTTACGGTGAGACTATCCCTCCAAAAGCTTGAAAATCAAAACTTTCTCCCTATCAAAATTGAGATCTTCAAAATAAAAACACCACTCCCATATTCAGTTGCCAAGTTGACAAGGGTCCAAGTTGG encodes the following:
- the ccsA gene encoding cytochrome c biogenesis protein CcsA translates to MLFGSLSLYFVATLLGVCALFKRPLCGLLSVLLMLPAFGLYFFSLFYSYLREKTFPLGDPYGFISFLGNLFVPTFLFLTYKYRNLLGFAHLVAFVGFLATLFALPSSPSPYKSTLYGLHLLFASLSYLFALMGGLSAFLRLILERRLKKHVFFQAYVPLDSLRRAERLSINLAFLGFTFTLIFGSLWARTQFGKHWIDDPKLITTLLLWLYYALLSHLNLLKKLKPRRFSEGVILGAIFSLINLFFVRHNF
- the dxs gene encoding 1-deoxy-D-xylulose-5-phosphate synthase; the protein is MILEKYTGPIDLKYMTYEELEKLAEEVRDYILDVTAKNGGHVAPGLGVVELTIALLRVFDPPKDIIVWDIGHQAYPWKILTDRKDKFPTLRQYGGISGFLRREESPYDAFGAGHSSTSISAGLGFRVAKDLLKRDGYVVMVIGDGAMTAGMAFEALNNAGHLRPNKFIVILNDNEMSISPNVGAISTYLSKIISGRFVQETRQKIKRLVQHLGGPAERFMKLTEEFLKGLISPGVIFEELGFNYIGPINGHDLPALESTLKNVKEIEGPVLLHVYTKKGKGYKPAEKDPVTWHGVAPYKRESGEFIKKPSPPTWTSVFGKAIVKMAEMDEKVVVITPAMKEGSGLVEFAEKFPNRFFDVGIAEQHACTFAGGLAAEGLKPVACYYSTFLQRAYDQVIHDIALQKLHVVFAIDRAGLVGEDGPTHHGVFDLSYLRCIPNMIVCAPKDEQELIDLLYTGLNQNLPFALRYPRGPAYGVPTGDPKLIPVGSWEELLEGEDGVILAVGYPVYQALKAAEELKKEGIRLGVVNARFVKPMDEQMLLDLCSRYDLFITVEDNTVVGGFGSGVLEFLSNRGILKRVITLGIPDRFIEHGNQNLLRNLVGIDAEGIARSVRKALRRVL